One genomic region from Magallana gigas chromosome 3, xbMagGiga1.1, whole genome shotgun sequence encodes:
- the LOC105320788 gene encoding beta-1,4-galactosyltransferase galt-1 produces MQQEVPTKRTTPKSVRWSISFLFLYATIYCFHVHLRLRLTQTKDLQSRENKIITDHFRSVIPGSSDVFVFSAFGIHSDSDDFSQSDNVTISISSVVDMDSPVRDYKCILRRKESQTAIWTKATLQLYPESHGRRFTAAAFSCMVKDVIDLDTVSLVADNKENPAVVLPIMFPSEAKRTFTVCVPPLNSRYSKAYQLVEMVEVGRLLGADHYFFYNYSTEWNVDVVLNHYKSRGLATIIQWPLPLALQINGTDGTSKEARLHYFGQLVMLNDCLNRNRGASKYVIFQDLDELLIPKNHQSWNDMLNSLPANMAAYMFRSSFFHLDWPNTGLDSNVINEIAKPYKAYAFIKQYREERIFGRSVRSKYIVDPLQVQVVGVHNVWKFRKGGKSYYVPPEVALIHHYREMKQNQQIRSQRDNSSLRYIGALYHIQRTWRSLLHIPLGPIN; encoded by the exons ATGCAACAAGAAGTCCCAACAAAAAGAACAACACCTAAATCCGTCCGATGGAGTATTTCGTTTCTTTTCCTGTATGCTACTATATACTGCTTTCATGTACATCTGAGGCTGAGGTTAACCCAAACCAAGGACCTACAATCacgtgaaaataaaattataacgGACCATTTCCGGTCTGTGATTCCCGGAAGTAGTGATGTCTTCGTCTTTTCGGCGTTTGGAATTCACTCCGACAGTGACGATTTCTCTCAGTCGGACAATGTCACCATCTCTATTAGTTCGGTTGTGGACATGGATTCGCCAGTGCGTGACTACAAGTGTATTCTCAGACGGAAAGAGTCCCAAACGGCGATTTGGACGAAAGCAACCTTGCAGTTATATCCCGAGAGCCATGGACGACG GTTTACTGCGGCTGCCTTTTCTTGTATGGTTAAAGATGTCATCGATCTGGACACAGTGAGTTTAGTTGCAGACAACAAGGAGAATCCAGCTGTGGTGCTACCGATCATGTTTCCATCAGAGGCCAAACGTACTTTCACAGTGTGTGTTCCTCCCCTGAACTCGAGATACAGTAAAGCATACCAGCTGGTGGAAATGGTGGAAGTCGGTCGACTCCTTGGAGCCGACCATTACTTCTTTTATAACTATAGCACAGAGTGGAATGTTGATGTAGTGTTGAACCATTATAAATCTCGGGGACTTGCTACAATCATACAGTGGCCATTACCACTGGCACTGCAAATCAACGGAACGGATGGTACATCAAAAGAAGCAAGACTTCACTACTTTGGCCAGCTTGTGATGCTTAATGACTGTCTGAATAGAAATCGGGGAGCCAGTAAGTATGTCATCTTTCAGGATCTGGACGAACTTCTTATCCCAAAAAACCATCAATCATGGAACGATATGTTGAACTCACTGCCAGCCAACATGGCTGCCTATATGTTTCGTTCGTCATTTTTCCATTTAGACTGGCCTAATACGGGCTTAGATTCCAACGTAATCAATGAAATCGCTAAGCCTTATAAGGCATACGCTTTCATTAAACAGTACCGAGAAGAGCGCATTTTTGGACGATCCGTGAGGTCCAAGTATATAGTGGATCCATTACAAGTCCAAGTTGTTGGTGTACATAATGTGTGGAAATTCAGGAAGGGAGGCAAGTCGTACTATGTTCCACCAGAGGTCGCTCTTATTCATCATTATCgtgaaatgaaacaaaatcaacAGATTCGCTCTCAGAGGGATAATAGTTCACTGAGATATATAGGCGCTCTGTACCACATCCAGCGGACATGGCGGTCATTACTTCACATACCGCTTGGACCAATCAACTAA